AGAAACTGACGTGGACATGCAGTCGGTGATAGGAGCGATGGTCGACGTCAGCCCAGGCCTGCTCGTCGGCCAACTTCTCGACACCGCCCGGCCAGAGCTTGGTGACCAGTAGTTCGGTTAACGGCTTACCGATGAGCGCACTGACCAGAAAGTACGTGCCCAGCAGCATGCCGGGTACTTCGTTGGTGACCTGCGACAGACGCGGGTCGCGGGTGAGCCAGGCGATGATCAGGCTGACGCCGAAGATCGGCACCACCAACAGCGACACGGGGTCCAGTGCCCGCTTCCACGCCATCTTCACCAGGGCCTGAGTGGCCGATACCGCGGTGGCCGCCATCAGGGCGTGCAGCTCCGAGAATCCGACCAGGCGCAGCCCGAAGTAGGCGCACAGGGCGGGCCCGACGTTGAGCAGGCCCTCGATCAACAGCTGACGCGGTGAGATCCCGTTCTCGGTATCGGGCTGCTGCTCGGTACTCAGGGACACCGCGCGACTGTATCCGTTCGTCAGGCCGCAGGCGAGTCGTACGTCATGCGTTGCAGGTAGCGACGGATGACCACAATCATGCCGATGATCAGGCCAATTGTGGTTACCAGAGAGAAGATCTGGTTGACGGCCTGGGCGATGTCGACCGAGAAGCTGTAGATGATGACAATCGAAATGACCGACAGCAGCAGGCTGATGGCACCACACCAGAAACTCACCTGCACATGCATGCGGTGATACGCCGTGAAATTCGCTTCGGTCCAGTGATGTTCGGCCGCGAGCTCTTCCACGCGTCCGGGCCGGGCCTTGGCGATCATCAGCTCGGTCAGCGGCCGGCCTATCAGCGCGCTGCCGATGAGAAACAGCGAGAGCAGAATTCCGGGCACGGTATTGGACACCTGCGCCATGCGCGCATCCGAGGTCACGAGCGCGATGACCAGGCTCAGCCCGAAGTTGAACATCAGAAAGCCCGACAGGACGTCGAACTTACGATTCTTGGCCACTTTGACCAGCACCTGGATGCCGGAAACCATGGTGGCGGCGATCAACGCGTGGATCTCGGGTTGTCCCAGCGCGCGCAAGACGTAGTACGTGCCAAGGGATGGCCCGGCGCTGATGAGGGCGTGCCGAAGCACCACACGCGCGGATGCTTTCTGGCTCTCGGCTGGCTGCTCGGGCACGCGGCGAGGGTACCGGGCGAAACTGGGAATCGACGGCTGGCACGCAGCGCCGGCCGCCACTACAGGAGCAGTCCCGGAAACGTTTCGATGAGCAGCCCGCGGGCGCTGTAGGGCCTGTTCGCCCTGGGCGTACGGAAATCGGAACTTAAGCGCCGGGCACTCAAGTTTGTATGGATGACGGCCGGCCAGAGAATCCGGCCCCGTATGAGGAGACAGCTATGAGCAATCTGGTCTGGACACGCCGCAGCCCGTTCGCCGAGTTCGACGCCCTGGTACGCCAGTCCTTCGGCCCGGCCACCAGCTGGCCCACCCCCGG
The nucleotide sequence above comes from Mycobacteroides saopaulense. Encoded proteins:
- a CDS encoding VC0807 family protein — encoded protein: MSLSTEQQPDTENGISPRQLLIEGLLNVGPALCAYFGLRLVGFSELHALMAATAVSATQALVKMAWKRALDPVSLLVVPIFGVSLIIAWLTRDPRLSQVTNEVPGMLLGTYFLVSALIGKPLTELLVTKLWPGGVEKLADEQAWADVDHRSYHRLHVHVSFWCGIFSLLFSGLMVVIIYSFSVDVVQAVNPVVSMFTTGGLIVGVVVAIRMYLRRKERALTDR
- a CDS encoding VC0807 family protein codes for the protein MPEQPAESQKASARVVLRHALISAGPSLGTYYVLRALGQPEIHALIAATMVSGIQVLVKVAKNRKFDVLSGFLMFNFGLSLVIALVTSDARMAQVSNTVPGILLSLFLIGSALIGRPLTELMIAKARPGRVEELAAEHHWTEANFTAYHRMHVQVSFWCGAISLLLSVISIVIIYSFSVDIAQAVNQIFSLVTTIGLIIGMIVVIRRYLQRMTYDSPAA